In the genome of Pan troglodytes isolate AG18354 chromosome 15, NHGRI_mPanTro3-v2.0_pri, whole genome shotgun sequence, one region contains:
- the PAX9 gene encoding paired box protein Pax-9 isoform X2 has translation MEPAFGEVNQLGGVFVNGRPLPNAIRLRIVELAQLGIRPCDISRQLRVSHGCVSKILARYNETGSILPGAIGGSKPRVTTPTVVKHIRTYKQRDPGIFAWEIRDRLLADGVCDKYNVPSVSSISRILRNKIGNLAQQGHYDSYKQHQPTPQPALPYNHIYSYPSPITAAAAKVPTPPGVPAIPGSVAMPRTWPSSHSVTDILGIRSITDQVSDSSPYHSPKVEEWSSLGRNNFPAAAPHAVNGLEKGALEQEAKYGQAPNGLPAVGSFVSASSMAPYPTPAQVSPYMTYSAAPSGYVAGHGWQHAGGTSLSPHNCDIPASLAFKGMQAAREGSHSVTASVL, from the exons ATGG AGCCAGCCTTCGGGGAGGTGAACCAGCTGGGAGGAGTGTTCGTGAACGGGAGGCCGCTGCCCAACGCCATCCGGCTTCGCATCGTGGAACTGGCCCAACTGGGCATCCGACCGTGTGACATCAGCCGCCAGCTACGGGTCTCGCACGGCTGCGTCAGCAAGATCCTGGCGCGATACAACGAGACGGGCTCGATCTTGCCAGGAGCCATCGGGGGCAGCAAGCCCCGGGTCACTACCCCCACCGTGGTGAAACACATCCGGACCTACAAGCAGAGAGACCCCGGCATCTTCGCCTGGGAGATCCGGGACCGCCTGCTGGCGGACGGCGTGTGCGACAAGTACAATGTGCCCTCCGTGAGCTCCATCAGCCGCATTCTGCGCAACAAGATCGGCAACTTGGCCCAGCAGGGTCATTACGACTCATACAAGCAGCACCAGCCGACGCCGCAGCCGGCGCTCCCCTACAACCACATCTACTCGTACCCCAGCCCTATCACGGCGGCGGCCGCCAAGGTGCCCACGCCACCCGGGGTGCCTGCCATCCCCGGTTCGGTGGCCATGCCGCGCACCTGGCCCTCCTCGCACTCCGTCACCGACATCCTGGGCATCCGCTCCATCACCGACCAAG TGAGCGACAGCTCCCCCTACCACAGCCCCAAGGTGGAGGAGTGGAGCAGCCTGGGCCGCAACAACTTCCCCGCCGCCGCCCCGCACGCGGTGAACGGGTTGGAGAAGGGAGCCCTGGAGCAGGAAGCCAAGTACGGTCAG GCACCAAATGGTCTCCCAGCTGTGGGCAGTTTTGTGTCAGCATCCAGCATGGCTCCTTACCCTACCCCAGCCCAAGTGTCGCCTTACATGACCTACAGCGCTGCTCCTTCTGGTTATGTTGCTGGACATGGGTGGCAACATGCTGGGGGCACCTCATTGTCTCCCCACAACTGTGACATTCCGGCATCGCTGGCGTTCAAGGGAATGCAGGCAGCCAGAGAAGGTAGTCATTCTGTCACGGCTTCCGTGCTCTGA
- the PAX9 gene encoding paired box protein Pax-9 isoform X1, with protein sequence MEPAFGEVNQLGGVFVNGRPLPNAIRLRIVELAQLGIRPCDISRQLRVSHGCVSKILARYNETGSILPGAIGGSKPRVTTPTVVKHIRTYKQRDPGIFAWEIRDRLLADGVCDKYNVPSVSSISRILRNKIGNLAQQGHYDSYKQHQPTPQPALPYNHIYSYPSPITAAAAKVPTPPGVPAIPGSVAMPRTWPSSHSVTDILGIRSITDQVSDSSPYHSPKVEEWSSLGRNNFPAAAPHAVNGLEKGALEQEAKYGQAPNGLPAVGSFVSASSMAPYPTPAQVSPYMTYSAAPSGYVAGHGWQHAGGTSLSPHNCDIPASLAFKGMQAAREGDFLATSLSLFGGGLLGLLDLDLPPNFVYAVKASTSHEGHFLSTAEDTKNR encoded by the exons ATGG AGCCAGCCTTCGGGGAGGTGAACCAGCTGGGAGGAGTGTTCGTGAACGGGAGGCCGCTGCCCAACGCCATCCGGCTTCGCATCGTGGAACTGGCCCAACTGGGCATCCGACCGTGTGACATCAGCCGCCAGCTACGGGTCTCGCACGGCTGCGTCAGCAAGATCCTGGCGCGATACAACGAGACGGGCTCGATCTTGCCAGGAGCCATCGGGGGCAGCAAGCCCCGGGTCACTACCCCCACCGTGGTGAAACACATCCGGACCTACAAGCAGAGAGACCCCGGCATCTTCGCCTGGGAGATCCGGGACCGCCTGCTGGCGGACGGCGTGTGCGACAAGTACAATGTGCCCTCCGTGAGCTCCATCAGCCGCATTCTGCGCAACAAGATCGGCAACTTGGCCCAGCAGGGTCATTACGACTCATACAAGCAGCACCAGCCGACGCCGCAGCCGGCGCTCCCCTACAACCACATCTACTCGTACCCCAGCCCTATCACGGCGGCGGCCGCCAAGGTGCCCACGCCACCCGGGGTGCCTGCCATCCCCGGTTCGGTGGCCATGCCGCGCACCTGGCCCTCCTCGCACTCCGTCACCGACATCCTGGGCATCCGCTCCATCACCGACCAAG TGAGCGACAGCTCCCCCTACCACAGCCCCAAGGTGGAGGAGTGGAGCAGCCTGGGCCGCAACAACTTCCCCGCCGCCGCCCCGCACGCGGTGAACGGGTTGGAGAAGGGAGCCCTGGAGCAGGAAGCCAAGTACGGTCAG GCACCAAATGGTCTCCCAGCTGTGGGCAGTTTTGTGTCAGCATCCAGCATGGCTCCTTACCCTACCCCAGCCCAAGTGTCGCCTTACATGACCTACAGCGCTGCTCCTTCTGGTTATGTTGCTGGACATGGGTGGCAACATGCTGGGGGCACCTCATTGTCTCCCCACAACTGTGACATTCCGGCATCGCTGGCGTTCAAGGGAATGCAGGCAGCCAGAGAAG GTGACTTTCTGGCAACGTCTTTGTCTCTGTTTGGTGGTGGGCTGCTCGGGCTCCTGGACCTGGACTTGCCCCCAAATTTTGTGTATGCAGTGAAGGCTTCAACATCTCATGAAGGACACTTTCTTTCTACAGCAGAGGACACGAAAAACAGATAA